DNA sequence from the Vicinamibacteria bacterium genome:
CTCGAGGGAGACGGCGGTCGCGGTCAGCGAGGAGCTCCGGCAGACGAGAAGCATCACTGCAGGGGTATTTCACGAGGGCCTGTCCCTGCGCGAACGAGATCGCCAGGCGGCCTGGTTCGCCGAGGCCGACGGCGCGCAGGTGCTCCTGTGCTCGGAGATTGGAAGCGAAGGACGCAACTTCCAGTTCGCCCACCACCTCGTGCTCTTCGATTTGCCATCGAGTCCGGAGCTTCTCGAGCAACGCATCGGAAGGCTCTACCGGATTGGTCAGACCGAAACCGTCGAGATCCACGTCCCCATCGTGGAGGGAAGCGCCGAGGAGCTGATCTTCCGCTGGTTTCATGAAGGACTGGAAGCGTTCGAGAAGAGCCCGCCGAGCGGCTCCTTCTTCGATCCGCTGGTCGAGCGGCTTCACGACTTCGCGCCCGGGCCGGGGCCGGGATCGGGTCGAGCCAATGGCGCGGCCTTCGAGGCGTTTCTCGAGGACGCGCGTCGGTTTCGCGAGCGATTGCTTCGTGAGCTCGAAGCGGGACGCGACCGACTGCTCGAGCTCGGCTCGTTCCGGCCCGCTCGAGCCGCTGCCCTCATGAAAGAGATTGGAATGTGGGACGAAGACCGTGAGCTCGATTTCTGGATCGAAGACGCTCTCGACTACCTCGGCGTTGAGCTCGAAGAGATTGGCCGGCGAACGTTCCGGTTACGCCAAGGAAGCGGGCTCGTCGTGGATGCGCTCCCCGGGCTCCGCGCCGATGAAGTGGGAATGACCTGCGATCGCGACCGGGCGACTCACCAGGGAGAGCTCGATTTCCTGACATGGGATCACCCGATGACCACCGGGGTTCTGGAGCTGCTTCTCGGCGGCGAGCATGGCAACTGCGCACGCGCGCTGCTCGCCGACGGGCGCGAGTCAGGGCTCATGCTGGAGGCCGTTTTCGTTCTGGAGGTCGTGGCTCCTCCGGAGCTCTACGTCGATCGATTCCTGCCGCCCACACCGATGCGAATCGTCGTCGACGATCTCGGACGTGAGGCAACCGACCTCTATTCGGGTGAGGACCTCACCGGGCGGCTTCGTGACGCTCCGGGGAGCTTTGGGGAGCGCGAGCTCCCCGGGCTCGTCGAGCGGGCAACTCGCATCGCGGAGAAGCGAGCTCCCGCTCTCGTCGCCTCGGGCCTCTCCGAGATGCGCGAGTCGATGGGGCAGGAGCTTCGAAGGCTCCGAGCGCTTCAGGAGATCAACGACCACGTTCGGCCCGAGGAGATTGCCCGGGTGGAGCAGGAGGCGGCGCTGCTCGAGAAGGTGATCGCGGCGGCCCGGGTTCGTCTCGATGCTCTGCGCTATATCCGAATCGCGCCGCACGCGGCTCGGAGCTGACAGAGTGTTTCGCGCTCGCACTCTCGTCATTCTCGCCCTGGTTATCGCCATCGTTTACGGACTGACGCCCCCGGAGCGCAAGAAGAGATGGAAGGACAAACTACGCGAGCTGGGAAGGGCACTCGCCGTTTCGATCGTGATTTATTGGGTCTATATGTTGATTCTCTACTTCTTCCGGCAGTCGTAGCGGATGGGGTCCGTTTCGCTACTCACGAAGAGAAAACACCCAGAGTACTCCTCCTTGCGGAACGTCACTGGGCTTACCGCGCAGCGCATCCAATCCCGATTGCATCTTGTGGGCGTCGATGCCCCACCCGGACTGGACCGCGATGTATTGAACCCCGTCGACGGCGAACGAAGAGGGAATGCCAGTGATGCCCGAGCTCGTTCGTTGCTGCCACAAGAGCTCTCCCGTCTCCGCATCGAACGCTCGGAAAAAACGGTCACTCGTCCCGCCGGCAAAGACCAGCCCGCCGCCGGTCGTCAGAACGCCGCCCCAGTTGACCGAGTCGAACGTTTTGGTCCAAACCCTTTGTCCCCGGCTGAGGCTCCATGCCTGGAGCTCGCCCACATGAGTCGCTCCCTCTCGAAGCGACAGCCCACGGTTCCGCTGGACGCGCACGCCCATGAAGCGCTCGCCGGGGGAGTAAGTCACTTTCTCGCCTTCCATCGTGACGCAAAGATTCTCGTTGGCGGGGACGTAGAGGAGCTCGGTGACGGGATTGTACGCCGCGGGAGGCCAGTTCTTCCCGCCCCAGTGAGATGGGCAAAACGTCGCCGATCGATCGATACCCGGTTTCTTGTCGGGGTGATACTCGGGTCGGCCGGACTCGGGATCGAGCGAGGCGAACACGTCCTGAAACACGAACGGCCAGGCATCGACGAAGGAAATCGCGCCGGCACGATGTTCCAGGAGCCAGAGGTAGCCGTTGCGCGCCGGATGGACGAGGCTCGGGACGATTCGGCCTTCTCTTTCGACGTCGATGATGAGGGGCGCCGAGACCTCGTCCCAATCCCAAGAGTCGTTCCAATGATATTGATGATGGCCGGTGAGCTTTCCGGAATCCGCTTCGATGGCAACGACGGAGCTCGAGTAAAGATTGTCGCCCGGCCGAGCGTCGCCCATCCAGGGGGCCGCATTGCCCGTTCCCCAATACGTGGTGTTCTCCTCGGGCTCGAAGCTTCCGGTGATCCAAACTGGTGCGCCCCCCGTGCGCCAGGTCTCCCCGGGCCAGGTATCGTGACCCGCCTCGCCC
Encoded proteins:
- a CDS encoding SNF2-related protein, which produces MTTYVVGQRFVSEAEPELGLGLVEGVEGRHIVLRFPASATVRRYASASAPIKRVVYRVGDEVFDHVGNRFRIEAVEERGGLLFYRGPEFGFAETALSDRLSFSTPVDRFLAGICDRSRIFDLRLRSHELRHRYLKSPARGFLGGRIELIPHQLYISHEVASRPFPRALLADEVGLGKTIEVGLVLHRLLRSGQMNRVLILVPESLVHQWFVEMYRRFHLSFTLVDESYYQEAVTSVGENPFLGIETAISSLELLAAVPERSEHAASAGWDMLVVDEAHHLRWSEEAPGADYRLVARIASQARGVLLLTATPEQLGEESHFARLKLLDPDRYSSLERYRRDAEKFHDVAKLAGRLLDGQSLSPSETRRLGGVTSLAELVDRHGPGRVVFRNTRKVLDRFPARRVHPVRLQSWSDLERDPRVSWLAAFLRDIAPEKVLMICRSRETAVAVSEELRQTRSITAGVFHEGLSLRERDRQAAWFAEADGAQVLLCSEIGSEGRNFQFAHHLVLFDLPSSPELLEQRIGRLYRIGQTETVEIHVPIVEGSAEELIFRWFHEGLEAFEKSPPSGSFFDPLVERLHDFAPGPGPGSGRANGAAFEAFLEDARRFRERLLRELEAGRDRLLELGSFRPARAAALMKEIGMWDEDRELDFWIEDALDYLGVELEEIGRRTFRLRQGSGLVVDALPGLRADEVGMTCDRDRATHQGELDFLTWDHPMTTGVLELLLGGEHGNCARALLADGRESGLMLEAVFVLEVVAPPELYVDRFLPPTPMRIVVDDLGREATDLYSGEDLTGRLRDAPGSFGERELPGLVERATRIAEKRAPALVASGLSEMRESMGQELRRLRALQEINDHVRPEEIARVEQEAALLEKVIAAARVRLDALRYIRIAPHAARS
- a CDS encoding PQQ-binding-like beta-propeller repeat protein → GEAGHDTWPGETWRTGGAPVWITGSFEPEENTTYWGTGNAAPWMGDARPGDNLYSSSVVAIEADSGKLTGHHQYHWNDSWDWDEVSAPLIIDVEREGRIVPSLVHPARNGYLWLLEHRAGAISFVDAWPFVFQDVFASLDPESGRPEYHPDKKPGIDRSATFCPSHWGGKNWPPAAYNPVTELLYVPANENLCVTMEGEKVTYSPGERFMGVRVQRNRGLSLREGATHVGELQAWSLSRGQRVWTKTFDSVNWGGVLTTGGGLVFAGGTSDRFFRAFDAETGELLWQQRTSSGITGIPSSFAVDGVQYIAVQSGWGIDAHKMQSGLDALRGKPSDVPQGGVLWVFSLRE